In one Pseudomonas sp. SCA2728.1_7 genomic region, the following are encoded:
- a CDS encoding DUF2474 domain-containing protein: MAIIDSREVKSSRWYKRLGWLLLIWLGSVVSLAVVASLLKLAMYAAGMRTH; this comes from the coding sequence ATGGCTATCATTGATTCGCGTGAAGTGAAAAGCAGTCGCTGGTACAAGCGTTTGGGCTGGCTGTTGTTGATCTGGCTGGGCAGCGTGGTGTCGCTGGCGGTTGTCGCCAGTCTGCTGAAACTGGCGATGTACGCCGCGGGGATGAGGACCCATTGA